One region of Nothobranchius furzeri strain GRZ-AD chromosome 16, NfurGRZ-RIMD1, whole genome shotgun sequence genomic DNA includes:
- the irbpl gene encoding LOW QUALITY PROTEIN: retinol-binding protein 3 (The sequence of the model RefSeq protein was modified relative to this genomic sequence to represent the inferred CDS: inserted 4 bases in 3 codons; deleted 4 bases in 3 codons; substituted 7 bases at 7 genomic stop codons), with the protein MEEQEHSIPRLTPATYSKTWWWSHHAVGCVTSAGTGNLVKVEECMDSSQYQQILETNVQESVTKEGLLNTESPDLNLIENLWRELKVHVAQRQLQNITALEEICMEEWTKIPATVFENLLHAQVEMVVNPCVVDLDQETETADQKDLVHFLRLLLRHPWSDPDTTTPESYSILALSLIAGMLTVGQHIPHHCWGCFSSVLLSVNPSFQPALVLEMVKILQENYCLPENLFGVQEASQQAINSEEILQIRNRKILAAVLTAGEQGALNGPXLTVSYEPNFIPVMPPIMSSLPKEQLILLVRNSFRVDILENNTGYLRIDWIFGDKTVTMVAAVLQDNIWNQIAQTSSLIFDLRYSAAGELSGVPFVISYIMDPEPLIHIDTIYDRPSNTTRELWTITAITGKXYGKKKDVIVLTSRRTVGAAETVAYTLKNLKRAITVGERSAGGSVKVLKIRIAQTGFCITVPVARSVNPALLGQSWEVXMAKEAVXKAKSLLAVKNAIPKXLQHLQTTDWFSVGSEEDLVVRLSQNLQSVFEDPXLIIKXVQENDTTAEEDPQLYNVPDNLGLLKAYTDTVFKVIVLPGNTDYLHFDKLAETSAMAKLEELIAQTVWEPLKDTDNLVIPKVRTHTGGSSNALELLLSYLHDCSQKFHFFTRYDQIQNRTTEHQSLPTITCPAYDSNCGVXALTSYSTASTGEELAYLVQSLNCGTVIGEITSGKLMHSKTFQIEKTAIAITIPFINFIDNNGEFWLKGGVVPEAIVLAEEAMDHVHEIVKFHIGIGSIIEAVGELLEKYYAIQEVALNVSQRLLSKHTKGLYMSVVDFESLAYQLTADLGESSGDHHLHVFYCDVEPESFYNVPNIPTVEEAGYMTDALFKTELFPGNIGYLXFDLMPGIELVRAIGPXLVKLIWNKIANTDSLVIDMRYNTGGYWSAIPLLCTHFFDAKPLQHLYTILDRTTNTLTEVTTSSHIKGQRYGSSKNLYILISYTTGPAAEVFVRTMN; encoded by the exons atggaggaacaagaacacagcattccaagattaacacctgctacctacagtaaaacatggtggtggtcacatcatgctgtgggctgtgtgaccagtgcagggactggaaatcttgttaaagttgaggaatGCATGGACTCctctcaatatcagcagattctggagaccaatgtccaggaatcagtgacaaag gagggtCTGCTAAATACTGAGTCTCCAGATCTCAACCTTATAGAAAATCTTTGGAGAGAGTTGAAAGTCCATGTTGCCCAGCGACAGCTCCAAAATATCACCGCtctagaggagatctgcatggaggaatggaccaaaataccagcaacagtgtttgaaaacctt CTCCACGCTCAGGTGGAGATGGTGGTGAACCCATGTGTGGTGGATCTGGACCAGGAGACAGAGACAGCAGATCAG AAGGATTTGGTGCACTTCCTCAGACTGTTATTACGTCACCCATGGAGCGATCCAGACACGACCACACCAG AATCGTATTCAATTCTAGCTCTGAGTTTAATTGCGGGG ATGTTGACGGTGGGGCAACACATCCCCCACCACTGCTGGGGATGCTTCTCCTCTGTTCTCTTATCTGTCAACCCATCCTTTCAGCCAGCTCTGGTTTTAGAAATGGTCAAGATTCTTCAAGAAAACTACTGTCTTCCTGAAAATTTGTTTGGGGTGCAGGAAGCCAGCCAACAAGCCATCAACAGTGAAGAAATCCTGCAGATTAGAAACAGGAAGATACTGGCAGCAGTCCTCACAGCTGGAGAACAAGGAGCCTTGAATGGTCCATGACTGACGGTGTCATATGAGCCCAATTTCATCCCGGTCATGCCTCCGATAATGTCATCGCTCCCTAAAGAACAACTGATCCTGCTGGTGAGAAACTCTTTTAGGGTCGACATCTTGGAAAACAACACTGGATATTTACGGATAGACTGGATCTTTGGAGATAAGACAGTAACAATGGTGGCCGCTGTGCTGCAGGACAACATCTGGAATCAAATTGCGCAGACATCCTCTCTAATCTTTGATTTGAGGTACAGTGCCGCTGGAGAACTTTCTGGAGTTCCTTTTGTGATCTCATATATCATGGATCCTGAGCCTCTCATTCATATTGACACTATATATGACAGGCCCTCAAACACAACCAGGGAGCTGTGGACCATAACAGCAATAACAGGGAAATGATATGGAAAGAAGAAGGATGTTATCGTTCTGACCAGTAGACGTACAGTAGGAGCTGCTGAGACAGTAGCATACACTCTGAAAAACCTCAAGAGGGCCATCACAGTTGGAGAAAGGTCTGCCGGTGGGTCAGTAAAAGTCTTAAAGATTAGAATTGCTCAAACAGGCTTCTGTATAACAGTTCCTGTGGCAAGATCTGTTAACCCAGCTTTGTTAGGCCAGAGCTGGGAAG TAATGGCCAAGGAAGCTGTTTGAAAAGCCAAATCGCTTCTTGCTGTAAAGAATGCCATTCCAA GTTTGCAACATTTGCAAACAACGGActggttttctgttggatctgagGAGGATCTAGTGGTCAGACTCAGTCAGAACCTCCAGAGTGTCTTTGAAGATCCATGACTGATCATCAA CGTGCAAGAAAATGATACCACTGCAGAGGAGGACCCTCAGTTGTACAACGTACCTGACAATCTTGGATTATTAAAGGCTTACACCGATACAGTGTTTAAAGTGATAGTTCTCCCAGGCAATACTGATTATCTACATTTTGACAAATTAGCTGAGACATCTGCAATGGCCAAACTAGAGGAACTCATAGCTCAAACTGTATGGGAA CCCCTCAAAGACACTGATAaccttgtcatccctaaagtcaggactcat ACTGGTGGATCCTCTAATGCTTTGGAACTCTTACTATCTTATCTACATGACTGTTCCCAGAAGTttcat ttttttaccagaTATGACCAAATTCAGAACAGGACAACAGAACATCAATCCCTGCCAACAATTACATGCCCTGCCTATGACTCCAATTGTGGTGTTTAAGCGTTGACCAGCTACTCCACTGCAAGCACTGGAGAGGAGCTTGCTTACTTGGTACAATCTTTAAATTGTGGGACTGTCATTGGGGAAATTACTTCTGGTAAGCTCATGCACTCAAAGACCTTTCAAATAGAAAAGACAGCAATTGCCATAACCATCCCTTTCATAAATTTCATAGATAACAATGGGGAATTCTGGCTAAAAGGAGGTGTGGTCCCAGAAGCCATTGTGTTAGCAGAGGAAGCTATGGACCATGTGCATGAAATTGTAAAGTTCCACATAGGCATTGGGTCCATCATAGAAGCAGTCGGGGAACTCTTAGAGAAGTACTATGCAATTCAGGAAGTGGCACTAAATGTTAGTCAGAGGCTGTTAAGTAAACATACAAAGGGATTATAT ATGTCAGTGGTTGATTTTGAATCATTGGCATATCAGTTGACAGCAGATCTCGGTGAGAGTTCAGGTGACCACCACCTTCATGTCTTCTACTGTGATGTTGAACCTGAATCGTTTTACAATGTTCCCAACATTCCCACAGTAGAAGAAGCTGGATACATGACCGATGCTTTGTTTAAGACTGAGCTTTTTCCCGGTAACATTGGCTATCTATGATTTGATCTGATGCCAGGCATTGAATTGGTGAGAGCCATTGGGCCATAACTCGTAAAATTAATCTGGAACAAGATTGCAAACACAGATTCCCTTGTGATTGATATGAGGTACAACACCGGTGGATATTGGAGTGCAATTCCTCTCTTGTGCACCCATTTCTTTGACGCTAAGCCTCTACAACATCTTTACACAATTTTAGACCGCACCACAAACACTTTGACTGAAGTCACCACATCATCTCACATAAAGGGCCAAAGATATGGATCCTCCAAAAACCTTTACATCCTGATAAGTTATACGACTGGGCCAGCAGCCGAAGTGTTTGTTCGCACAATGAATTGA
- the gdf2 gene encoding growth/differentiation factor 2 — MKTSSAVWFQLCLTLVVCGDSCTCKPFSNHVQKKELEKFYQQLSEDLLEEEDAESRMESILGTMKEGFLRQLNLSDVPQECSRISPPQFMVELYNKYASNRSVVPQFDVIRSFMVQDILSVSNGTRSKHQLEFNVSIPNHEKIITAELQLLFFPDVRSKVTSQSFKATVKVYGASSNNLTHLLDGKELLVPQSTWSSFDVTTAVQSWMKSGQGVSVFDVVVDTMDCSSSDKVNETHSCLQMSRSAGDNASAALIVFSDDAGSRRRETKKELKEMIFHEEETLLHIEASWSRENQHSNDIPEGPQSRRVKRKATMEYCRRTSLKVNFKDIGWDSWIVAPPEYDAYECRGLCYHPLTDESTPSKHALIQALMNLRDPKKANMACCVPIKLDPITVMYQENGRLTIRYLYEEMQVAECGCR, encoded by the exons ATGAAGACTTCATCAGCTGTCTGGTTCCAGCTGTGTTTGACTCTGGTGGTTTGTGGTGACTCCTGCACCTGTAAGCCTTTCAGTAACCACGTTCAGAAAAAGGAACTGGAGAAATTCTACCAACAGTTGTCtgaggaccttctggaggaaGAGGACGCTGAGTCCAGAATGGAAAGCATCTTGGGGACAATGAAGGAAGGTTTTCTGAGGCAGCTCAACCTGTCAGATGTTCCACAGGAGTGCAGTAGGATCTCACCCCCCCAGTTCATGGTTGAGCTGTACAACAAATACGCCTCGAACAGATCGGTGGTCCCTCAGTTTGATGTCATACGAAGCTTCATGGTCCAGG ATATTCTATCTGTGTCTAATGGCACAAGGTCAAAACACCAGCTGGAGTTCAACGTCAGCATTCCCAACCATGAGAAAATTATCACAGCTGAACTCCAGCTCCTCTTCTTCCCTGATgtcaggtcaaaggtcacctcCCAGAGTTTCAAAGCCACTGTTAAAGTCTATGGAGCCAGTAGCAACAATTTAACACATCTGCTGGATGGCAAGGAGTTGTTGGTGCCGCAGAGCACCTGGTCATCCTTTGATGTGACCACAGCAGTCCAGAGCTGGATGAAGTCAGGCCAGGGTGTTTCTGTTTTTGATGTAGTGGTGGATACGATGGACTGCAGCTCCTCTGATAAAGTAAATGAGACTCACAGCTGTTTAcaaatgagcagatctgctggagaTAATGCCTCAGCTGCTTTAATAGTCTTCTCTGATGACGCTGGTAGCAGGAGGAGGGAGACAAAGAAGGAGCTTAAAGAGATGATCTTTCATGAGGAGGAAACCCTCCTTCACATAGAGGCCAGCTGGAGCAGAGAAAATCAACATTCAAACGATATTCCTGAAGGTCCTCAATCACGAAGGGTAAAGAGGAAGGCAACCATGGAATACTGCCGCCGAACCTCACTCAAAGTCAACTTTAAAGACATTGGCTGGGACAGCTGGATTGTGGCCCCTCCGGAGTACGATGCCTATGAGTGTCGAGGACTTTGCTACCACCCACTGACCGATGAATCTACTCCATCAAAGCATGCCCTCATCCAGGCTCTGATGAACCTCAGAGACCCCAAGAAGGCCAACATGGCGTGCTGCGTCCCCATCAAACTAGACCCAATCACAGTCATGTATCAGGAAAATGGACGCCTCACTATAAGATACCTGTATGAAGAGATGCAGGTGGCCGAGTGTGGCTGTAGGTAG